A part of Aegilops tauschii subsp. strangulata cultivar AL8/78 chromosome 2, Aet v6.0, whole genome shotgun sequence genomic DNA contains:
- the LOC109744008 gene encoding uncharacterized protein gives MAGDAPPSPTAGEEPSPASAPLLLRRRGSYQRCMSHARDELRSFRTCLRWMCVDHSDGSSAAASWLVFAVLAVAVPVAARVAMPRRAYDTQVQLSLTLSAALAYLTLTSLIRRRGLRRLLYLDRLRHDSQDVRAGYTVQLAGSFHLLACFVLPCFLADAAYKVFWYCAHRPFPAWWSAAACAMEMASWMYRTAMFFMACVLFRIICYLQILRMTGFARDFGQCADVAAVLGQHRRIRDQLRRISHRYRKFIMYCLLLVTASQFTALLGATRPHAQVNIATAGELALCSLSLVAGLLICLHSAAKITHKTQAITSIAAAWHADATMNTVERDQENPRTPSRSCLQQQQQQQVPPSPDSDQSDDDEMSPSEDSLDTSSKFTSFHATHISYQKRQALVTYLENNRAGITVFGFVVDRTWLHALFMLEFSLVMWLLGKTIGIS, from the exons ATGGCCGGcgacgcgccgccgtcgccgacggcgggCGAGGAGCCCTCGCCCGCGTCGGCGCCGCTGCTGCTGCGGCGGAGGGGCTCGTACCAGCGCTGCATGTCGCACGCGCGCGACGAGCTCCGCAGCTTCCGCACCTGCCTCCGGTGGATGTGCGTCGACCACTCGGACGGCTCCAGCGCCGCGGCCTCGTGGCTTGTCTTCGCCGTCCTCGCGGTGGCCGTGCCCGTGGCCGCGCGCGTCGCCATGCCGCGCCGCGCCTACGACACGCAGGTGCAGCTCTCGCTCACGCTCTCCGCGGCGCTCGCCTACCTCACGCTCACCTCGCTCATCCGCCGACGCGGCCTGCGCCGGCTGCTCTACCTGGACCGCCTCCGCCACGACTCCCAGGACGTGCGCGCGGGCTACACCGTGCAGCTCGCCGGGTCCTTCCACCTCCTCGCCTGCTTCGTCCTGCCCTGCTTCctcgccgacgccgcctacaaggTGTTCTGGTACTGCGCGCACCGGCCCTTCCCGGCGTGGTGGTCCGCCGCCGCGTGCGCGATGGAGATGGCGTCGTGGATGTACCGCACGGCCATGTTCTTCATGGCGTGCGTGCTGTTCCGGATCATATGCTACCTGCAGATCCTGCGCATGACGGGCTTCGCGCGGGACTTCGGCCAGTGCGCCGACGTGGCCGCCGTGCTGGGGCAGCACCGCCGCATCCGTGACCAGCTCCGGCGGATCAGCCACCGGTACCGCAAGTTCATAATGTACTGCCTCCTCCTCGTGACGGCCAGCCAGTTCACCGCGCTCCTCGGCGCCACGAGGCCCCACGCGCAGGTCAACATCGCCACAGCCGGCGAGCTCGCG CTCTGCTCCCTGAGCCTCGTCGCTGGCCTGCTCATCTGCCTGCACAGCGCCGCAAAGATCACGCACAAGACGCAGGCCATCACCAGCATCGCCGCGGCGTGGCACGCCGACGCCACCATGAACACCGTGGAGCGTGACCAGGAGAACCCCAGGACGCCCAGCAGGTCGTgcctgcagcagcagcagcagcagcaggtgcCCCCATCCCCGGACTCGGACCAGTCGGACGACGACGAGATGTCCCCGAGCGAGGACAGCCTCGACACCTCCTCCAAGTTCACGTCCTTCCACGCCACCCACATCTCATACCAGAAGAGGCAGGCGCTAG TGACCTACCTGGAGAACAACCGCGCGGGCATCACGGTGTTCGGCTTCGTGGTCGACCGGACGTGGCTCCACGCGCTCTTCATGCTCGAGTTCTCGCTAGTCATGTGGCTGCTGGGGAAGACCATTGGTATATCTTAG
- the LOC109743849 gene encoding uncharacterized protein, giving the protein MARTPRHHNLSSRRLRSSPPDAPSHYQKATRAAKENKLKLTSEKKDWKHATCPICLERPHDAVLLLCSSHTKGCRPYMCGTNYHQSNCLEQFKNAYVKEKPASEVSVAVAAASKKPKDVELACPICRGEVKGWTVVEPARQFLNRKKRTCIHEDCSFIGSYKKLCKHVKARHPSSKPREVDPARLAEWKELESAKERQDAISIVTGLNPGSMIIGDYLIDPNSGSSDSFMDNSDWSDDSDSYTFPDGGDIMFSGGPDIRSLRRVVRRAYRTSEARPRQNVQRRALTISRSSGRRRWPQVGSALSARMPRGRQARSTNDS; this is encoded by the coding sequence ATGGCAAGAACTCCAAGACATCACAACTTATCAAGCCGGCGACTTCGGTCATCTCCTCCTGATGCACCTTCCCACTACCAGAAAGCAACAAGGGCAGCCAAGGAAAATAAATTGAAATTAACCTCGGAGAAAAAGGATTGGAAACATGCCACTTGCCCAATATGCTTGGAGCGTCCACATGATGCTGTCCTCCTGCTGTGTTCTTCACACACCAAAGGTTGTCGACCATACATGTGTGGAACCAACTATCACCAGTCTAATTGTCTCGAACAGTTTAAAAATGCTTATGTGAAGGAGAAACCGGCAAGTGAAGTATCAGTTGCAGTGGCAGCAGCTAGCAAGAAGCCAAAGGATGTGGAGCTCGCTTGCCCTATCTGCCGTGGGGAAGTGAAAGGCTGGACAGTGGTTGAACCAGCCCGGCAATTTCTCAATCGCAAGAAGAGAACTTGCATTCATGAAGACTGCTCCTTCATTGGATCATATAAGAAACTCTGCAAGCATGTGAAGGCCAGACATCCTTCATCAAAACCTCGTGAAGTTGACCCGGCACGTTTGGCTGAATGGAAGGAGCTTGAAAGTGCAAAGGAGAGGCAGGATGCAATCAGCATAGTCACAGGCTTGAATCCAGGATCTATGATTATTGGGGACTATCTTATTGACCCCAATAGTGGCAGCAGCGATTCTTTCATGGATAACTCTGATTGGAGTGATGACTCTGACTCTTACACGTTTCCTGATGGTGGTGATATAATGTTTTCTGGAGGTCCTGACATCCGATCATTACGAAGAGTCGTTCGCAGAGCTTACAGGACAAGTGAGGCAAGACCAAGGCAAAATGTCCAGCGTCGCGCTCTAACCATCTCCAGAAGCAGTGGAAGGCGTCGATGGCCGCAGGTTGGTTCTGCTCTGTCAGCTCGGATGCCGAGGGGGAGACAAGCAAGATCCACGAATGACAGCTGA